The Hemicordylus capensis ecotype Gifberg chromosome 6, rHemCap1.1.pri, whole genome shotgun sequence genome window below encodes:
- the ZNF628 gene encoding zinc finger protein 628, with product MVGAQQLEMQAAAVPAVAPAGGGPGSSSGDHQYECLECGKVFKWSSRLIHHQRTHTGERPYKCSECPKAFKGSSALLYHQRGHTGERPYKCGECGKAFKRSSLLQIHQSVHTGLRAFKCAQCGLAFKWSSHYQYHLRQHTGERPYPCPVCDKAFKNSSSLRRHRHTHTGERPYVCPICGKAFTQSTNLRQHQRVHTGERPYRCQDCGKAFTHSSNLALHCRSAHAARPAHTCVICGKAFASDTYLQRHLETHADVAPPAQLFLEEPTTTVEMLFRCSVCHLTFPLQEQLLSHQEVHLAPPEPPPLPPPPPPTQEEAAAASSPTPALACSVCGKTFKSAAGLARHQQSQHSSNRTYTCAVCEHSFPTLASLLSHQRSHTPAEQRLEEAEVTCPAQAETVPPAPVTPPPPPERPYVCGECGKAFKGSSGLRYHLRDHTGERPYACGECGKAFKRSSLLRIHQRVHTGLRAFTCPTCGLAFKWASHYQYHLRQHTGERPYACQDCGKAFKNTSCLRRHQQLHTGERPFACQTCGKAFTQTSNLRQHQRVHTGERPYRCRDCGKAFTHSSNLALHRRTHSRERPFQCPVCSKAFVMASYLQRHLRTHNSAEAAGRPAAASPAATQEVQIVPNLQATLNVELSGSSAPAASSNTQTFLLVQTAQGLQLIPSVQQQQPPPPPQSSPPKLILLPSSPVVSSAPAAPASFTLLPSGPTTLSKPFPLRQGKGKKAMPLPPPLPPPVPGSQNIILMPSATGPNVQPLPNVQIQRTSGLQASGQNFIVLQSLPEQQAGTVQIQTMPAAPPAGTIQIQTLPQSQQLQSLPAVQQGGTLQIQTLPASQQTGTIQIQALPHSQQAGIVQIQSLPLSQNTVQLQSLSASQPAGTVQIQSLSNCPPAGTVQFQTLPSSQKVSTVQFQALPSSQQVGTLQLQTLQPPQQVGSLQIQTLPSPQQASPLQIQNLSPSNHSVASVEIQGLSPSQQLDSTIQIQGLVSSQEEQQLQPSEEMASIQLQALAQPQEMSEVGSALSSSHELSGVDLQQGPSSEEESQNLIVVQNSPGEELLGPGGEVESLEGVQDMHFETLQTDEGVQNVLVLRSAGGEQTRLCVQEVENIQTVQELPGLQLQGPEGSAGSGQNLLIIRSAQGEQTLQVLESVPTLQVSSPDNTQPAGDSSSAPQMVQLLQSPVTPQGLPSIQIVQTVPNMQLVHTF from the coding sequence ATGGTGGGCGCCCAGCAACTAGAGATGCAGGCGGCGGCAGTGCCGGCAGTGGCACCAGCAGGTGGAGgccccggcagcagcagcggtgaccaCCAGTATGAGTGCCTGGAGTGTGGCAAGGTGTTCAAGTGGTCGTCACGGCTCATCCACCACCAGCGGACTCACACGGGCGAGCGCCCTTATAAGTGCTCCGAGTGCCCCAAGGCCTTCAAGGGCTCCTCCGCCTTACTGTACCATCAGCGCGGGCACACAGGCGAGCGGCCTTACAAGTGTGGCGAGTGTGGCAAGGCATTCAAGCGGTCGTCCTTGCTTCAGATCCACCAGAGCGTGCACACAGGACTGCGCGCCTTCAAGTGCGCTCAGTGCGGCCTGGCCTTTAAGTGGTCCTCCCATTACCAGTACCACTTGCGGCAGCACACCGGCGAGCGTCCCTACCCCTGCCCAGTGTGCGACAAGGCCTTCAAGAACTCTTCCAGTCTTCGGCGGCACCGTCATACACATACAGGTGAGCGGCCCTATGTCTGCCCCATATGTGGCAAGGCCTTCACGCAGTCCACCAACCTGCGGCAGCACCAGCGGGTGCACACCGGCGAGAGGCCCTACCGATGCCAGGACTGTGGCAAGGCCTTCACCCATTCTTCCAATCTGGCCCTACACTGCCGATCAGCCCACGCTGCCCGCCCTGCCCACACGTGCGTGATTTGTGGCAAGGCTTTTGCGTCGGACACTTACCTGCAGCGGCACCTGGAGACGCATGCCGATGTTGCGCCTCCGGCCCAACTCTTCCTCGAAGAGCCAACCACCACTGTGGAGATGCTGTTTCGGTGCAGTGTTTGCCATCTCACCTTCCCCTTGCAAGAGCAGCTCCTGAGCCACCAGGAAGTGCATTTGGCCCCTCCAGagccgccgccactgccgccgccaccgccgcccacGCAGGAGGAGGCCGCCGCCGCATCATCCCCCACGCCTGCGCTTGCGTGCTCAGTGTGCGGGAAGACCTTCAAGAGCGCAGCCGGTTTAGCCCGGCACCAGCAGAGCCAGCACTCGTCAAACCGCACGTACACTTGTGCCGTGTGTGAACACTCTTTCCCAACGCTGGCCAGCCTGTTGAGCCACCAGCGTTCGCACACCCCAGCGGAGCAGCGCCTGGAGGAGGCGGAGGTGACATGTCCAGCCCAGGCCGAGACGGTGCCTCCAGCCCCGGtgaccccacctccaccccctgaGCGGCCCTATGTGTGTGGCGAGTGTGGGAAGGCCTTCAAGGGCTCCTCGGGGCTGCGCTACCACCTCCGTGACCACACGGGTGAGCGTCCCTATGCCTGTGGGGAGTGTGGGAAGGCCTTCAAGCGCTCGTCCCTGCTGCGGATCCACCAGCGGGTTCACACAGGGCTGCGTGCCTTCACGTGCCCCACCTGTGGGCTGGCGTTCAAGTGGGCCTCCCATTACCAGTACCACTTGCGCCAGCACACCGGCGAACGCCCCTACGCCTGCCAGGACTGTGGGAAAGCCTTTAAGAATACCTCGTGCCTCCGCCGGCACCAGCAGCTGCACACTGGCGAGCGCCCCTTTGCCTGCCAGACCTGCGGCAAGGCCTTCACCCAGACGTCCAACCTCCGGCAGCATCAGCGAGTGCACACCGGCGAAAGGCCCTACCGTTGCCGGGACTGTGGCAAGGCCTTCACCCACTCCTCCAACCTGGCGCTGCACCGGCGCACTCATTCGCGGGAGCGGCCCTTCCAGTGCCCCGTCTGCTCCAAGGCCTTCGTCATGGCCTCTTACTTGCAGCGCCACTTGCGTACCCACAACAGCGCCGAAGCAGCTGGTCGTCCCGCCGCCGCTTCCCCAGCCGCCACCCAGGAGGTGCAAATTGTGCCCAACCTGCAGGCCACTCTGAATGTGGAGCTGAGCGGTAGCTCAGCCCCAGCTGCTTCTTCCAACACCCAGACGTTCCTGCTGGTGCAGACAGCACAGGGGTTGCAACTCATCcccagtgtgcagcagcagcagccgcccccgcccccccagagtTCACCCCCCAAACTCATCCTGCTGCCCAGTTCTCCAGTGGTGTCCTCTGCACCTGCTGCTCCAGCCAGTTTTACCCTGTTGCCAAGTGGCCCCACCACCCTAAGCAAGCCTTTCCCACTCCGTCAAGGCAAGGGCAAGAAGGCCATGCCATTgcccccaccactgccgccaccagTGCCTGGCAGCCAGAATATCATTCTGATGCCCAGTGCCACTGGGCCTAACGTGCAGCCCCTCCCTAACGTACAGATTCAGAGGACATCGGGATTGCAAGCCAGTGGGCAGAACTTTATTGTCCTCCAGAGCTTGCCAGAGCAGCAAGCGGGTACGGTGCAGATCCAGACCATGCCAGCCGCTCCACCGGCAGGCACCATCCAGATCCAAACCCTGCCCCAGTCTCAGCAGCTCCAGAGCCTGCCTGCTGTCCAGCAAGGTGGCACTTTGCAAATCCAGACCCTGCCTGCTTCCCAGCAGACGGGTACGATCCAGATCCAGGccctccctcattctcagcaGGCTGGCATTGTGCAGATTCAAAGCTTGCCCCTCTCCCAGAACACGGTGCAGCTCCAAAGCTTGTCCGCCTCCCAGCCAGCAGGCACTGTGCAGATCCAGAGTCTGTCCAATTGCCCACCAGCTGGCACGGTGCAGTTCCAAACTCTACCGTCTTCCCAGAAGGTGAGCACTGTGCAATTCCAGGCTCTGCCATCCTCCCAACAGGTGGGGACCCTACAGCTTCAAACCCTGCAGCCTCCCCAGCAAGTGGGCTCCCTTCAGATCCagaccttgccttccccacagcaggCCAGCCCCCTGCAGATCCAGAATCTGTCTCCCTCAAACCATTCTGTGGCCAGTGTCGAAATCCAAGGGCTTTCACCTTCCCAGCAGCTGGATAGCACGATACAAATCCAGGGCCTGGTGTCTTCGCAGGAAGAGCAGCAACTCCAGCCTTCTGAGGAGATGGCCAGCATCCAGCTTCAGGCTTTGGCCCAACCTCAGGAGATGAGTGAGGTGGGATCTGCCCTGTCGAGTTCCCACGAACTCTCTGGCGTGGACCTTCAGCAGGGACCCAGCTCTGAGGAGGAAAGCCAGAACCTGATTGTGGTGCAGAATTCTCCAGGGGAGGAGCTGTTGGGTCCTGGGGGCGAGGTGGAGAGCCTGGAGGGGGTGCAGGATATGCACTTTGAGACGCTGCAGACCGACGAAGGGGTTCAGAACGTGTTGGTGCTGAGGAGTGCCGGTGGGGAGCAGACCCGTCTCTGCGTGCAGGAGGTAGAGAATATCCAGACGGTGCAGGAGCTCCCTGGCCTCCAGCTGCAGGGTCCCGAGGGCAGTGCGGGATCTGGGCAGAACCTCCTGATCATCCGCAGCGCCCAGGGAGAGCAGACCCTCCAAGTGCTTGAGAGTGTGCCAACTCTGCAAGTGAGCAGCCCAGACAATACTCAGCCTGCTGGAGATAGCAGCAGTGCCCCGCAAATGGTGCAGCTTCTGCAAAGCCCAGTGACCCCCCAGGGCCTGCCCTCCATCCAGATTGTGCAGACGGTACCGAACATGCAGCTTGTTCACACGTTCTGA